From Calderihabitans maritimus, one genomic window encodes:
- a CDS encoding GerMN domain-containing protein, whose amino-acid sequence MRAGKRKILSGMLIMMLFAALLAVTSGCSILDNLLSMEDRLPEPEVQKERADVDVATPDIQMSGEEMVDIVLYFSDPEGRGLVAETRTIPKVEGIARATVQELILGPDVESGLRPTIPPGTVLRDINIRPDGLCRVDFSRELINNHPGGSLEEQLTVYSIVNTLTQFPTVERVEILVEGRYVDTIAGHVDVSEAMARNDGIIISQ is encoded by the coding sequence ATGCGAGCAGGAAAACGGAAAATTTTAAGCGGGATGCTGATTATGATGTTATTTGCGGCTCTACTGGCAGTTACTTCCGGATGTAGTATTTTGGATAATTTATTGTCTATGGAGGATCGTTTGCCTGAACCGGAAGTTCAGAAAGAAAGAGCAGATGTAGATGTTGCTACTCCAGATATCCAAATGAGCGGTGAAGAGATGGTGGATATAGTTCTTTACTTCAGTGACCCAGAAGGCAGAGGCCTGGTAGCCGAAACCCGAACTATTCCCAAAGTGGAAGGTATTGCCCGGGCGACCGTCCAAGAATTAATTCTGGGACCAGATGTTGAATCGGGGTTGAGGCCTACTATTCCGCCGGGTACGGTCCTACGGGACATAAATATTCGTCCCGATGGATTGTGCCGGGTTGATTTTAGCCGGGAGTTAATTAACAATCACCCGGGAGGAAGTTTAGAAGAACAGCTGACGGTCTATTCAATTGTTAATACTTTAACCCAGTTTCCTACGGTCGAGCGGGTAGAAATTTTGGTTGAAGGCCGGTACGTGGATACAATTGCCGGGCATGTAGATGTTTCGGAGGCTATGGCCCGCAATGACGGTATTATAATTTCTCAGTAG
- a CDS encoding SH3 domain-containing protein: MFKKVCGKKSVIVFTILFLLTIAGQASVALAGKQVVVRGKYVNIRSGPGTNHTKLGRSYRGDKYPLLQKKGDWYQVQLPDGREGWLAGWLTRLEEVPEEEVEKRSARVAGSYVNVRSGPGTQYVRVGVLTRGTAVTILERQGEWYKVRYMGKRVGWIAGWLLELDEGAESSAPAEAGGEKETKVALVTGKVVNVRQGPGLNFARIDKVTEGERLPVVGEDNGWYQVVLDGGRKGWIAGWLAKVDTQSLPSGSTMVQVTGSVVNIRQGPGTDFPVITKVKRGEHLGVLAEENRWYQVSLEEGLKGWIAGWLVEARDGVSLEETQATSRGSTENNVDSGQTPSTVVDDTYNSQTDPINLDSGAQEKTGDNPSLEDDDSEAFNLISGLDEEVKEDRLLISIRGNEPPVYNTFELEDPRRLVVDITRSRLEIAPEDRIRKINHPAVSQVRLGQFTPDTVRVVFDLPESSNYTFSSQRQGTTVLFEFLPFSLAGKTVVLDPGHGSIQAEGLFDPGAIGPSGVHERDVVMAIAEETGRILSRKGATVIFTRNGDTALDLPERAAIANDVEADVFVSIHANSSFSPIPNGTATYFYAPQGTELASQRDERQFLAQMVQRELVKEINRADLGIREANFSVLRNTLVPSILVEVAFISNPEEERLLTDPEFRSRAARGIAKGIELYLLEFTR; this comes from the coding sequence ATGTTTAAAAAAGTATGCGGCAAAAAGTCAGTAATAGTATTCACTATATTGTTTCTTTTAACTATTGCAGGACAAGCCTCCGTTGCCCTGGCCGGGAAGCAGGTGGTTGTACGGGGGAAGTATGTAAACATTCGATCTGGGCCGGGAACCAACCATACAAAGTTAGGGCGGAGTTACCGGGGCGATAAATATCCTCTTCTACAAAAAAAAGGAGACTGGTACCAGGTGCAGCTTCCTGATGGTCGTGAAGGATGGCTGGCAGGCTGGCTGACCCGACTGGAAGAAGTGCCGGAAGAAGAAGTTGAAAAAAGGAGTGCCCGAGTGGCTGGCAGCTATGTTAATGTAAGGAGCGGACCGGGTACCCAATACGTCCGGGTTGGGGTTTTAACCCGAGGAACGGCAGTTACGATTTTGGAACGGCAAGGGGAATGGTATAAAGTTCGGTATATGGGGAAACGGGTTGGCTGGATAGCCGGCTGGCTCCTGGAATTAGATGAAGGGGCGGAAAGTTCTGCTCCGGCAGAAGCAGGTGGAGAAAAGGAGACCAAAGTGGCTTTGGTTACCGGTAAGGTGGTCAATGTCCGTCAAGGGCCGGGGCTTAATTTTGCTCGGATAGACAAGGTGACAGAAGGGGAACGACTGCCTGTGGTAGGTGAAGACAACGGTTGGTATCAGGTTGTTTTGGACGGGGGTCGCAAAGGCTGGATAGCCGGCTGGCTGGCCAAAGTAGATACGCAAAGTTTACCCTCGGGCAGTACTATGGTTCAGGTAACCGGCTCCGTGGTCAATATCCGCCAGGGTCCGGGCACTGATTTTCCTGTGATAACCAAGGTAAAACGGGGAGAACATTTAGGTGTTCTTGCAGAAGAAAATCGGTGGTATCAGGTATCGCTGGAGGAAGGATTGAAGGGTTGGATCGCAGGTTGGTTGGTGGAGGCTCGAGATGGGGTGAGTTTGGAAGAAACACAGGCAACGTCAAGAGGATCTACGGAAAATAACGTAGACTCAGGACAAACGCCTTCTACGGTTGTTGACGACACTTACAACTCACAAACAGATCCGATTAATCTTGATTCTGGCGCGCAAGAAAAAACTGGTGATAATCCAAGTTTGGAGGATGATGATTCTGAAGCCTTTAACCTCATTTCAGGTTTGGATGAAGAGGTTAAAGAGGATCGTTTACTTATTTCTATCCGGGGAAACGAACCGCCTGTTTATAATACTTTTGAATTAGAGGACCCTAGAAGGTTAGTGGTAGATATAACCCGATCCCGTTTAGAAATTGCTCCTGAGGACCGAATTAGGAAAATTAACCACCCGGCAGTTTCACAAGTGCGGTTAGGACAGTTTACTCCTGATACCGTTCGAGTAGTTTTCGATTTGCCTGAATCCAGCAACTATACCTTTAGCAGTCAAAGGCAAGGCACAACGGTATTATTTGAATTTCTTCCCTTTTCTCTTGCAGGCAAGACGGTTGTTCTGGATCCGGGCCACGGAAGTATACAGGCAGAAGGTTTGTTTGATCCGGGAGCCATCGGGCCTTCCGGGGTACATGAAAGGGATGTAGTTATGGCCATTGCGGAGGAAACGGGACGAATTTTGAGTAGGAAAGGAGCAACGGTTATTTTTACTCGTAATGGAGATACAGCCTTGGATCTTCCGGAACGAGCTGCCATAGCTAATGACGTTGAGGCCGATGTCTTTGTCAGTATCCATGCCAATTCTTCCTTCAGTCCTATTCCCAACGGGACCGCTACCTATTTCTATGCCCCGCAGGGAACGGAACTGGCTTCTCAGCGGGATGAGAGACAGTTCCTTGCGCAGATGGTGCAGAGAGAACTGGTGAAGGAAATTAACCGGGCAGA